Proteins from one Pygocentrus nattereri isolate fPygNat1 chromosome 16, fPygNat1.pri, whole genome shotgun sequence genomic window:
- the phyhd1 gene encoding phytanoyl-CoA dioxygenase domain-containing protein 1 isoform X2: protein MDALTEQDVKKYREDGYLVLEGVFSPEECEELRARMRQIVERMDVPSHCRTQFTTDHDEQLKTQGNADYFITSGDKIRFFFEKGVFDDKGEFTVPREHSLNKVGHALHAHEPLFKSITHSPKIQTLGKKLGLISPVILQSMFIFKQPGIGGEVTPHQDATFLYTEPLGRVMGVWIALEDATLHNGCLWFIPGSHNNGITRRMVRTPKGSFPLTDFIGREQIYDDGLFVPAPVKKGGLVLIHGEVVHRSAENTSDASRHVYTFHIMESENTCWSPENWLQPTEELPFPSLYM, encoded by the exons ATGGACGCGTTAACGGAGCAGGACGTTAAGAAG TACCGGGAGGACGGGTACCTGGTGCTGGAGGgagtcttcagcccggaggagtGTGAGGAGCTGCGGGCGAGGATGAGGCAGATCGTGGAGCGGATGGACGTTCCCTCACACTGCCGCACTCAGTTCACCACGGACCACGACGAGCAGCTCAAGACCCAG GGAAATGCAGACTACTTCATCACGAGTGGTGACAAGATCCGTTTTTTCTTCGAGAAAGGAGTCTTTGACGACAAGG GGGAGTTCACTGTCCCGAGAGAACACTCACTAAACAAAGTTGGGCATG CTCTCCATGCCCACGAGCCTCTGTTTAAGTCCATCACTCACTCTCCTAAAATCCAG ACGCTGGGTAAGAAGCTGGGTCTGATCAGCCCTGTTATTTTGCAGAGCATGTTCATTTTCAAG CAACCAGGCATCGGTGGAGAAG TGACTCCTCATCAGGACGCGACCTTCCTGTACACGGAGCCTCTGGGCCGGGTGATGGGAGTGTGGATCGCTCTGGAGGACGCAACTCTCCACAACGGCTGCCTGTGGTTCATACCGGGGTCGCACAaca ATGGAATCACCAGGCGAATGGTGCGGACCCCTAAAGGCTCGTTCCCTTTGACCGATTTCATTGGTCGGGAGCAGATTTATGATGACGGCCTCTTTGTACCAGCACCTGTGAAGAAAG GTGGGCTGGTTTTGATCCACGGTGAAGTCGTCCACCGCAGCGCCGAGAACACGTCTGACGCCTCACGCCACGTTTACACGTTCCACATCATGGAGTCTGAAAACACCTGCTGGAGCCCTGAGAactg gCTACAGCCAACAGAGGAGCTTCCATTCCCCTCACTCTACATGTAA
- the phyhd1 gene encoding phytanoyl-CoA dioxygenase domain-containing protein 1 isoform X1 has product MDALTEQDVKKYREDGYLVLEGVFSPEECEELRARMRQIVERMDVPSHCRTQFTTDHDEQLKTQMQGNADYFITSGDKIRFFFEKGVFDDKGEFTVPREHSLNKVGHALHAHEPLFKSITHSPKIQTLGKKLGLISPVILQSMFIFKQPGIGGEVTPHQDATFLYTEPLGRVMGVWIALEDATLHNGCLWFIPGSHNNGITRRMVRTPKGSFPLTDFIGREQIYDDGLFVPAPVKKGGLVLIHGEVVHRSAENTSDASRHVYTFHIMESENTCWSPENWLQPTEELPFPSLYM; this is encoded by the exons ATGGACGCGTTAACGGAGCAGGACGTTAAGAAG TACCGGGAGGACGGGTACCTGGTGCTGGAGGgagtcttcagcccggaggagtGTGAGGAGCTGCGGGCGAGGATGAGGCAGATCGTGGAGCGGATGGACGTTCCCTCACACTGCCGCACTCAGTTCACCACGGACCACGACGAGCAGCTCAAGACCCAG ATGCAG GGAAATGCAGACTACTTCATCACGAGTGGTGACAAGATCCGTTTTTTCTTCGAGAAAGGAGTCTTTGACGACAAGG GGGAGTTCACTGTCCCGAGAGAACACTCACTAAACAAAGTTGGGCATG CTCTCCATGCCCACGAGCCTCTGTTTAAGTCCATCACTCACTCTCCTAAAATCCAG ACGCTGGGTAAGAAGCTGGGTCTGATCAGCCCTGTTATTTTGCAGAGCATGTTCATTTTCAAG CAACCAGGCATCGGTGGAGAAG TGACTCCTCATCAGGACGCGACCTTCCTGTACACGGAGCCTCTGGGCCGGGTGATGGGAGTGTGGATCGCTCTGGAGGACGCAACTCTCCACAACGGCTGCCTGTGGTTCATACCGGGGTCGCACAaca ATGGAATCACCAGGCGAATGGTGCGGACCCCTAAAGGCTCGTTCCCTTTGACCGATTTCATTGGTCGGGAGCAGATTTATGATGACGGCCTCTTTGTACCAGCACCTGTGAAGAAAG GTGGGCTGGTTTTGATCCACGGTGAAGTCGTCCACCGCAGCGCCGAGAACACGTCTGACGCCTCACGCCACGTTTACACGTTCCACATCATGGAGTCTGAAAACACCTGCTGGAGCCCTGAGAactg gCTACAGCCAACAGAGGAGCTTCCATTCCCCTCACTCTACATGTAA
- the pkz gene encoding protein kinase containing Z-DNA binding domains isoform X2, protein MDSVDRESHSSSVPARLRLNSDIMYLKLIEPLGKGSFGSVFKVKHQVDLKTYALKIVQFTEQADREVKALANLNNPNVVQYIWSFPASDADGSLTALKGGYSESAESNGYGSGVDSSVSFRSRFQEALDMSPNKDRDLDWNLKRSQTPSEDLDLSELPSADSQDGDLDWNSMRSQTPPEDPDLSESPTTDSKEDLDLKLIKPSSLDQKPVITKFTSGQTEDNESGVNFTLNSTHLCIFMEFCDGGTLTAWLDGRNGEKQRRTEKEALSVFHQIVSGLNYIHSQGFIHRDLKPDNILFGKDDKVKIGDFGLVTLVTGANGGCPKRTVCVGTPSYRSPEQENQIEYNEKTDIFPLGLIWFELLWKIPTKMEKSKMWNDVRNRVFPDTFCRKYNLQLMCINKMLSKEPEARQSAVKILKILQTLFPLEKSYTSHNSI, encoded by the exons ATGGACAGTGTGGACAGAGAAAG TCACTCAAGTAGTGTACCAGCAAGACTCCGCCTAAACTCAGA tatcatgtACCTCAAGCTAATCGAGCCGTTAGGAAAAGGAAGCtttggttctgtttttaaagTGAAGCACCAGGTGGACTTGAAGACCTACGCTTTGAAGATTGTGCAGTTTACAGA gcaAGCTGATCGTGAAGTAAAGGCATTGGCTAACCTGAACAATCCAAACGTAGTTCAGTACATTTGGTCCTTTCCTGCTTCAGACGCTGACGG ATCCTTAACTGCTCTGAAAGGCGGTTATTCTGAATCAGCTGAGAGTAACGGCTATGGATCGGGAGTGGACTCTAGTGTCAGTTTCAGGTCAAG ATTTCAGGAAGCTCTAGATATGTCTCCCAACAAAGACAGGGATTTAGATTGGAACTTAAAAAG ATCACAAACGCCTTCTGAAGATCTGGACCTGTCTGAGTTGCCCAGCGCTGACAGTCAAGATGGTGATTTAGATTGGAACTCAATGAG ATCACAGACTCCTCCTGAAGATCCAGATCTGTCTGAGTCACCAACCACTGACAGCAAAGAGGATTTAGATTTGAAGTTAATAAA GCCGTCCTCACTGGATCAAAAACCCGTCATCACAAAATTCACCAGCGGTCAAACTGAGGACAATGAATCAGGAGTTAACTTCACTCTGAATTCTACACA CCTCTGCATATTTATGGAGTTCTGTGATGGAGGTACACTGACCGCGTGGCTAGATGGCCGAAACGGCGAGAAACAGCGAAGAACAGAAAAGGAAGCTCTTTCAGTCTTTCATCAGATCGTCAGTGGGCTGAATTATATCCATTCACAAGGCTTCATTCACAGAGACTTAAAG CCTGATAATATCCTTTTTGGCAAAGATGACAAAGTGAAGATTGGAGACTTTGGGCTCGTTACTCTGGTGACTGGCGCAAATGGAGGCTGTCCGAAGAGGACCGTGTGTGTAGGAACCCCATCATACCGGAGTCCTGAACAG GAGAATCAGATCGAGTACAACGAAAAAACGGACATTTTTCCTTTGGGGCTGATTTGGTTTGAGCTTCTCTGGAAAATCCCCACTAAGATGGAGAAAAGCAAG ATGTGGAACGACGTGAGGAATCGGGTGTTTCCGGACACGTTCTGTAGGAAATATAACCTGCAG CTTATGTGCATCAACAAAATGCTCTCCAAAGAGCCAGAAGCCAGGCAAAGTGCCGTGAAGATTCTCAAAATCCTTCAAACCTTGTTTCCCTTGGAGAAGAGCTACACGAGCCATAACAGCATATGA
- the pkz gene encoding protein kinase containing Z-DNA binding domains isoform X1 encodes MDSVDRESHSSSVPARLRLNSDIMYLKLIEPLGKGSFGSVFKVKHQVDLKTYALKIVQFTEQADREVKALANLNNPNVVQYIWSFPASDADGSLTALKGGYSESAESNGYGSGVDSSVSFRSSGQDPHGPSQSRFQEALDMSPNKDRDLDWNLKRSQTPSEDLDLSELPSADSQDGDLDWNSMRSQTPPEDPDLSESPTTDSKEDLDLKLIKPSSLDQKPVITKFTSGQTEDNESGVNFTLNSTHLCIFMEFCDGGTLTAWLDGRNGEKQRRTEKEALSVFHQIVSGLNYIHSQGFIHRDLKPDNILFGKDDKVKIGDFGLVTLVTGANGGCPKRTVCVGTPSYRSPEQENQIEYNEKTDIFPLGLIWFELLWKIPTKMEKSKMWNDVRNRVFPDTFCRKYNLQLMCINKMLSKEPEARQSAVKILKILQTLFPLEKSYTSHNSI; translated from the exons ATGGACAGTGTGGACAGAGAAAG TCACTCAAGTAGTGTACCAGCAAGACTCCGCCTAAACTCAGA tatcatgtACCTCAAGCTAATCGAGCCGTTAGGAAAAGGAAGCtttggttctgtttttaaagTGAAGCACCAGGTGGACTTGAAGACCTACGCTTTGAAGATTGTGCAGTTTACAGA gcaAGCTGATCGTGAAGTAAAGGCATTGGCTAACCTGAACAATCCAAACGTAGTTCAGTACATTTGGTCCTTTCCTGCTTCAGACGCTGACGG ATCCTTAACTGCTCTGAAAGGCGGTTATTCTGAATCAGCTGAGAGTAACGGCTATGGATCGGGAGTGGACTCTAGTGTCAGTTTCAGGTCAAG tggtcaggacccccatggaccctcacagagcag ATTTCAGGAAGCTCTAGATATGTCTCCCAACAAAGACAGGGATTTAGATTGGAACTTAAAAAG ATCACAAACGCCTTCTGAAGATCTGGACCTGTCTGAGTTGCCCAGCGCTGACAGTCAAGATGGTGATTTAGATTGGAACTCAATGAG ATCACAGACTCCTCCTGAAGATCCAGATCTGTCTGAGTCACCAACCACTGACAGCAAAGAGGATTTAGATTTGAAGTTAATAAA GCCGTCCTCACTGGATCAAAAACCCGTCATCACAAAATTCACCAGCGGTCAAACTGAGGACAATGAATCAGGAGTTAACTTCACTCTGAATTCTACACA CCTCTGCATATTTATGGAGTTCTGTGATGGAGGTACACTGACCGCGTGGCTAGATGGCCGAAACGGCGAGAAACAGCGAAGAACAGAAAAGGAAGCTCTTTCAGTCTTTCATCAGATCGTCAGTGGGCTGAATTATATCCATTCACAAGGCTTCATTCACAGAGACTTAAAG CCTGATAATATCCTTTTTGGCAAAGATGACAAAGTGAAGATTGGAGACTTTGGGCTCGTTACTCTGGTGACTGGCGCAAATGGAGGCTGTCCGAAGAGGACCGTGTGTGTAGGAACCCCATCATACCGGAGTCCTGAACAG GAGAATCAGATCGAGTACAACGAAAAAACGGACATTTTTCCTTTGGGGCTGATTTGGTTTGAGCTTCTCTGGAAAATCCCCACTAAGATGGAGAAAAGCAAG ATGTGGAACGACGTGAGGAATCGGGTGTTTCCGGACACGTTCTGTAGGAAATATAACCTGCAG CTTATGTGCATCAACAAAATGCTCTCCAAAGAGCCAGAAGCCAGGCAAAGTGCCGTGAAGATTCTCAAAATCCTTCAAACCTTGTTTCCCTTGGAGAAGAGCTACACGAGCCATAACAGCATATGA